CGCGCAGGACGTAAGAACATGTTCGGTGACGCTTCGGGGCACGCTGAACTCACGTAGCAGAAAACACATGAATCACATTGGTACTTTTCTTCCCCAAAAGTGCCATTAGTAACCGTACGTCACATCAACCCCACAGGAAACCTGAAAGTTGAATTACAACAACGTAATTCGAGGTCAGGGTAGGTGCGTCGGAGCCTCGGGCCCCTCCGCGAGGGGTGAAATGAACGCACGAAAAAGGCCGGCCTCGCGAGGAGACCGGCCTTCTTCGTATGGGGTGAGCGACGGGACTCGAACCCGCGACATCCAGGATCACAACCTGGTGCTCTACCAGCTGAACTACGCCCACCATTGCACGCGTCCGCAGAACCTTTTGGGGCTCTCCATCAGCAGCGTCGACAATACTAGCGGGTTGAATCCGCGGTTGCTAATCCGCCCCCGATTGCGTGTCGAGATCCTGAACAACGGCAGCGATGTCGCTGGTAGACGGCCCCGGCGCAGCCACGAAGGCCGTCCGGCGGTAGTACTGCAGTTCGTTGATCGACTCCTTGATGTCCGCCAGGGCGCGGTGTGCGAGGCCCTTGGCCGGCTGCCCGTAGTAGATCCGCGGGTACCACCGGCGGGAAAGTTCCTTGATCGAGCTGACGTCGATCATTCGGTAGTGGAGGTAGGTGTCGAGCGCGGTCATGTCGCGAGAGATGAATCCACGATCGGTCCCGATGGAGTTTCCCGCGAGCGGAACCGTGCCGGCCACCGGGACGTGCTCCTTGATGTACGCCAGTACGCGCTGCTCGGCCTCCTCCAGAGTCACCGTCGATGCGCGCACTTCGTCGGTCAAGCCCGACTTGGCGTGCATGTCGGTGACGACGGCAGGCATGTTCGCCAACGCGTCGTCGTCGGCGTGGATGACGATGTCGACACCCTCTCCGAGGATGTTCAGCTCACTGTCGGTCACCAGCGCCGCAATTTCGATCAGCTTGTCCTTGCTCAGGTCCAAGCCGGTCATTTCACAGTCGATCCACACGAGTTTGTCCTGCACGCGCTCCACACTAGTGCGAGCTGTGATGCCACTAGGGTTTGCGGTGGCGATCGAACCAGTTCAGCACCAGCACACGTTCACGGAGGACGCGGACATGACAGTCGACCCGACCCAGCCGGCACCCACACTCAGCCCTGCCGAGAGGGCGAAGGCGGCCAAGGCGGCGGCCGTCGAAGCCGCACGGGTGGCTGCCGAAGCTCTGGCTGCAGCGGACGCCGCCGAGGCCGAGGCGCTTGCCGCGGAACAAGGGTCGACACCGACAGCGAACGGCAAGGCTGCCGAGATTGCCGCCGGCTACGCATCATCAGGTGCCGCACTGGAACTGGGAACCGTGGTTCTCGACGGCGTCACCGACCCCGCTGCTCGCATCCGAATTCCGTTGGCCACGTTGAACAGGCACGGTCTTGTTGCCGGGGCCACCGGAACCGGTAAGACGAAGACGTTGCAGGGAATTGCCGAACAGCTCTCTGCAGCAGGGGTTCCCGTCGTCATGGCCGATGTCAAAGGCGATCTGTCGGGACTGTCCGCGCCGGGCGAGGACAACGAGAAGATTCGGAGCCGTGCTGCGGACACCGGGCTCACGGACTGGGCTCCGGCCGGACACCCGGTGCAGTTTCTTTCTCTCGGCACCGAGGGAATCGGAGTGCCGGTCCGTGCCACCATCACTGCGTTCGGTCCGATCTTGCTCAGTAAAGTGTTGGGGCTGAACAATACTCAGGAGTCCACCCTCGGTCTGATTTTCCACTGGGCCGACTCCCAGGGGCTCGCCCTGCTCGACCTCAAGGACCTGCGGTCGGTGATCATGCACCTGACCAGTGATGAGGGAAAGGCAGATCTCAAGGGCATCGGCGGGGTCTCCTCGGCCACCGCAGGAGTGATTCTGCGCGCGCTGGTCAACCTGGAGGCAGACGGAGGAGACACCTTCTTCGGTGAGCCGGAACTCGAGACCGAGGACCTGCTTCGCGTCGGACCGGACGGTAGAGGGGTCATCACTCTGTTCGAGCTCGGGGCTCAGGCGTCGCGGCCGGTGATGTTCTCCACGTTCTTGATGTGGGTGCTCGCCGACCTGTTCCAGACGCTGCCCGAAGTCGGTGACATCGACAAGCCCAAGCTCGTCTTCATCTTCGACGAGGCGCACCTGCTGTT
The nucleotide sequence above comes from Rhodococcoides fascians A25f. Encoded proteins:
- the orn gene encoding oligoribonuclease, with translation MQDKLVWIDCEMTGLDLSKDKLIEIAALVTDSELNILGEGVDIVIHADDDALANMPAVVTDMHAKSGLTDEVRASTVTLEEAEQRVLAYIKEHVPVAGTVPLAGNSIGTDRGFISRDMTALDTYLHYRMIDVSSIKELSRRWYPRIYYGQPAKGLAHRALADIKESINELQYYRRTAFVAAPGPSTSDIAAVVQDLDTQSGAD
- a CDS encoding helicase HerA-like domain-containing protein yields the protein MTVDPTQPAPTLSPAERAKAAKAAAVEAARVAAEALAAADAAEAEALAAEQGSTPTANGKAAEIAAGYASSGAALELGTVVLDGVTDPAARIRIPLATLNRHGLVAGATGTGKTKTLQGIAEQLSAAGVPVVMADVKGDLSGLSAPGEDNEKIRSRAADTGLTDWAPAGHPVQFLSLGTEGIGVPVRATITAFGPILLSKVLGLNNTQESTLGLIFHWADSQGLALLDLKDLRSVIMHLTSDEGKADLKGIGGVSSATAGVILRALVNLEADGGDTFFGEPELETEDLLRVGPDGRGVITLFELGAQASRPVMFSTFLMWVLADLFQTLPEVGDIDKPKLVFIFDEAHLLFADASKAFLQQVEQTVKLIRSKGVGVFFCTQLPTDVPNDVLSQLGARIQHALRAFTPDDQKALNKTVRTYPKTDAYDLEKALTSLGTGEAIVTVLSEKGAPTPVAWTKIRPPRSLMDTIGNDAIAAAASSSTLSAKYRETIDRESAYERMNARVANVPAPTEKFDIPPLPADLPDLPPIEPDGPSAAERIMGNPALKSFLRSAASAAGREISRSIFGTGRRRRR